One segment of Mastomys coucha isolate ucsf_1 unplaced genomic scaffold, UCSF_Mcou_1 pScaffold23, whole genome shotgun sequence DNA contains the following:
- the LOC116072877 gene encoding olfactory receptor 10S1: MQYLNQSTVSHFFLEGLMYTAEHSSLFFLLFLLIYSITVSGNLLILLTVGSDPHLHSPMYHFLGHLSFLDACLSTVTVPKVMAGLLTLDGKVISFQGCALQLYCFHFLASTECFLYTVMAYDRYLAICQPLHYPVVMNKKVCAGLAGSTWAIGAMHSAIHTSLTFRLLYCGPQHIAYFFCDIPPVLKLACADTTINELVMLANIGVVAAGCLILIIISYVFIAAAVLRIRTAEGRQRAFSTCTAHLTVVLLYYMPPVCIYLQPSSTGTGAGAPAVFYTIVTPMLNPFIYTLRNKEVKRALRRLVCSSRESPTSSPAP; the protein is encoded by the coding sequence ATGCAGTACCTTAACCAGTCTACGGTGAGCCACTTCTTCCTGGAGGGTCTGATGTACACAGCTGAGCACTCtagcctcttcttcctcctctttctcctcatctacAGCATCACTGTGAGTGGCAATCTCCTCATTCTCCTTACTGTGGGCTCTGACCCTCATCTCCACTCCCCTATGTACCACTTCCTGGGCCACCTCTCCTTCCTTGACGCATGCCTGTCTACGGTAACAGTGCCTAAGGTCATGGCAGGCCTGCTGACTTTGGATGGGAAGGTGATCTCCTTCCAGGGCTGTGCTCTACAACTTTAttgcttccacttcctggccaGCACTGAGTGCTTTTTATACACAGTCATGGCCTATGACCGTTACCTGGCTATCTGTCAGCCCCTGCACTACCCAGTGGTCATGAACAAGAAGGTGTGTGCAGGGCTGGCTGGGAGCACATGGGCCATAGGTGCTATGCACTCTGCAATTCACACTTCCCTAACCTTCCGCCTGCTGTACTGTGGGCCTCAACATATTGCCTACTTCTTCTGTGACATCCCTCCAGTACTGAAGCTGGCCTGTGCAGACACCACCATCAACGAGCTTGTCATGCTTGCAAACATTGGTGTGGTGGCTGCAGGCTgcctcatcctcatcatcatctcCTATGTCTTCATTGCGGCTGCAGTGCTGCGCATTCGCACAGCCGAGGGGCGGCAGCGAGCTTTCTCCACTTGCACAGCGCATCTCACAGTGGTGCTCCTGTACTACATGCCCCCGGTCTGCATCTACCTACAGCCAAGCTCCACTGGCACCGGGGCGGGAGCTCCAGCAGTCTTCTATACAATAGTCACTCCAATGCTCAATCCTTTCATCTACACACTAAGAAACAAGGAAGTCAAGCGGGCTCTGAGAAGGTTGGTATGTAGCTCCCGAGAGTCTCCAACAAGCAGCCCAGCCCCGTAA
- the LOC116072603 gene encoding olfactory receptor 8B3-like — MTQGMVSENNSSVKEFILLGLTQKPELQLPLFFLFLGIYVVSMVGNLGLIVLIVLNPHLHTSMYYFLFILSLTDLCYSSVITPKMLVSFVKQNIISHAECMTQLFFFAFFVIDECCILTAMAYDRYVAICKPLLYKVIMSHQVCSMLVVSGYTVGFVGAIAHTVCMLRLRFCDGNIINHYMCDIPPLLKLSCTNTSINELVVFIVVGVSIIVPSLTIFISYTLILSNILRIHSSKGRSKALSTCSSHMIAVSLFFGSSSFIYFKSSPVGSVDQDKISTVFYTVVVPMMNPFIYSLRNKDVQIALKKTLKKSCSLK, encoded by the coding sequence ATGACCCAAGGAATGGTCTCAGAAAACAACTCTTCTGTGAAGGAGTTCATCCTGCTGGGGTTGACACAGAAGCCAGAGCTCCAgctgcctctcttctttctcttcttgggaATCTATGTGGTCTCCATGGTGGGGAACCTGGGCTTGATTGTTCTGATTGTGTTGAATCCTCACCTGCACACCTCCATGTACTACTTTCTCTTCATCCTTTCCTTAACAGATCTCTGCTACTCCTCTGTCATAACCCCCAAAATGCTGGTAAGTTTTGTGAAGCAGAACATCATCTCTCATGCTGAATGTATGACTCAGCTCTTTTTCTTTGCATTCTTCGTTATTGATGAATGTTGTATTTTGACAGCCATGGCCTATGACAGATATGTTGCCATCTGTAAGCCCCTGCTTTATAAAGTCATCATGTCTCATCAGGTCTGCTCTATGCTGGTGGTGAGTGGGTATACAGTGGGGTTTGTGGGTGCCATAGCCCACACAGTGTGTATGCTGAGACTCAGATTCTGTGATGGTAACATCATCAATCACTACATGTGTGACATACCTCCTCTCTTGAAGCTCTCCTGTACAAACACCTCCATCAATGAGCTGGTAGTTTTCATTGTGGTGGGTGTCAGTATAATAGTTCCCAGTCtcaccatttttatttcttatacctTGATCCTTTCCAATATCCTCCGCATCCATTCTTCAAAGGGCAGGTCCAAGGCGCTCAGCACCTGCAGCTCCCACATGAttgctgtttctctgttttttggATCATCATCATTCATATACTTTAAGTCTTCTCCTGTTGGGTCTGTGGATCAAGATAAGATATCCACAGTGTTTTACACTGTGGTGGTTCCCATGATGAATCCCTTCATCTATAGTTTGAGGAACAAAGATGTTCAAATTGCACTGAAGAAGACTTTAAAGAAAAGCTGTTCACTTAAGTAG